One Penicillium oxalicum strain HP7-1 chromosome III, whole genome shotgun sequence genomic region harbors:
- a CDS encoding Glutathione reductase, producing the protein MLSRSLRIHSSRTSFRSSLPSRSLVTQFLHTGPHSRLTGVRTLATTGISSRSALNHSGSRLSSISRHFSSSSPVSENKTSSTMAPVEVQQYDYIVLGGGSGGSGSARRAAGWYKAKTLIVESGRSGGTCVNVGCVPKKMTWNFASINEVMEGAKHYGYDIPEGTKINYKHFKDTRDAEVTRLNGIYERNWNKEGIDLVHGRARFVEPKVIEVGLSDGTTARYSAPHILIATGGRPNLPDVPGAEHGITSDGFFEMDEMPPKVAVVGAGYIAVELAGVMNAVSVETHMFIRGDTFLRKFDPMVQNTMTNRYEAAGVKIHRKHQGFKEIQLVRDGKGKDKLLKLISNDGSELEVNEILWAVGRAPEVEDLHLDIPGVKLNTSGHIIVDEYQNTSVQGVYAIGDVTGQAELTPVAIAAGRHLGSRLFGPPELKASKLNYDNIPTVVFSHPEVGTVGLTEPEARERYGDDKIKVYHTKFTAMYYSVMPQEEKAKNPTEMKIICAGPQEKVVGLHILGLGVGEMLQGFGVAVKMGATKADFDSCVAIHPTSAEELVTMR; encoded by the exons ATGCTCTCCCGCTCTCTCCGCATTCACTCATCTCGGACCAGCTTTCGCAgttctcttccatctcggtCTCTCGTCACCCAATTCTTGCATACAGGTCCGCACTCGCGTCTGACCGGAGTCCGAACGCTGGCGACTACGGGCATCTCCTCTCGATCAGCTTTGAACCACTCCGGCTCCCGGTTGTCCTCGATCTCGCGACACTTTTCATCCTCGTCTCCCGTGTCAGAGAACAAGACGTCCTCTACAATGGCTCCCGTTGAGGTTCAGCAGTATGACTATATTGTCCTGGGTGGTGGTAGCGGTGGTAGTGGTAGCGCCCGTCGTGCCGCCGGCTGGTACAAGGCGAAGACTCTGATCGTTGAGAGCGGCCGATCTGGTGGCACTTGCGTGAACGTTGG CTGCGTTCCCAAGAAGATGACATGGAACTTTGCCTCGATCAATGAGGTGATGGAGGGTGCCAAGCATTACGGCTACGACATTCCCGAGGGCACCAAGATCAACTACAAACACTTCAAGGACACCCGCGATGCCGAGGTCACCAGACTCAATGGTATCTACGAGCGCAACTGGAACAAGGAGGGGATCGACCTCGTCCACGGACGTGCCCGCTTCGTGGAGCCCAAGGTGATCGAGGTTGGTCTGTCCGACGGCACCACCGCTCGGTATAGCGCACCTCACATTTTGATCGCCACCGGTGGCCGGCCCAACCTGCCCGACGTGCCCGGTGCTGAGCACGGTATCACCAGCGACGGCTTCTTTGAGATGGACGAAATGCCTCCCAAGGTTGCCGTCGTCGGCGCCGGTTACATTGCTGTGGAGTTGGCTGGTGTGATGAACGCCGTCAGCGTGGAGACTCACATGTTCATTCGGGGTGACACGTTCCTGCGCAAGTTTGATCCTATGGTGCAGAACACCATGACCAACCGCTACGAGGCCGCGGGCGTGAAGATTCACCGCAAGCACCAGGGCTTCAAGGAGATCCAGCTTGTCCGCGatggcaagggcaaggacaAGCTCCTCAAGCTCATCAGTAACGACGGATCCGAGCTAGAAGTGAACGAGATTTTGTGGGCCGTCGGTCGGGCCCCCGAGGTCGAGGATCTGCACCTGGACATTCCCGGTGTGAAGCTGAACACTAGCGGTCACATCATTGTGGACGAGTACCAAAACACCTCGGTCCAGGGTGTCTATGCTATCGGTGATGTGACGGGCCAGGCTGAGCTGACTCCAg TTGCCATTGCCGCTGGTCGTCATCTGGGCAGCCGCCTCTTTGGCCCTCCCGAGCTCAAGGCCTCCAAGCTCAACTATGACAACATCCCCAccgtcgtcttctcccaccCCGAAGTCGGTACCGTTGGTTTGACCGAGCCTGAGGCTCGCGAGCGCTACGGTGACGATAAGATCAAGGTCTACCACACCAAGTTCACGGCCATGTACTACAGCGTGATGCCGCaagaggagaaggccaagaaccCCACCGAGATGAAAATCATCTGCGCCGGTCCTCAGGAGAAGGTTGTCGGTCTGCACattctcggcctcggagtCGGTGAGATGCTCCAGGGCTTCGGTGTTGCCGTGAAGATGGGTGCGACCAAGGCCGACTTTGACAGCTGTGTGGCCATTCACCCAACCAGCGCGGAGGAGTTGGTCACCATGCGGTAA
- a CDS encoding Cytochrome monooxygenase, whose protein sequence is MAWLLDLSLTQLGLSFVAAGLLYTIGLAIQRLWLSPIAHFPGHRWAALTMWYEWYYDSYLEGEYTFQIAEMHRQYGPIVRISPYELHINDPEYIDVLYSREAPRNKSLHLTGMFGAPASAFGTVDYRHHRIRRQPMNPFFSQQRIRSLEPMLREMVEKLCVGMRGWMQRQAPLHLYHAFNAFTTDVVVEYTMGQSFHYLDDPDFSPQWSTTIQAIVRAGMQFKQFQWFMALFELLPRWLVLKINPDLGPVLDQKAESIRLANLVIDSQNPEKVTDKKALVPRGTLFHALLESDLPPEEKAAPRLSQEVFTVIAAGGETTAKNLTTVSYHLLSNPDILAKLREELNRLDPNGTASLKDYETMPYLTSIMLEGLRVSFGVATRLQRSSPDQPMMYQDWVIPPGVPVGMTSLLLHNNPDIFPNPEKFDPERWMNPTERHRLEKYLLAFSKGSRQCIGITLAKAEILLVIATIFRQFDMELYETTYEDVRVVRDMFNGHPRKGSPGVRAMVTGCRKELQQPGAEQLMRG, encoded by the exons ATGGCGTGGTTGCTGGATCTCTCCCTCACTCAGTTGGGGCTATCGTTCGTCGCCGCGGGACTACTCTATACAATCGGACTGGCCATTCAACGACTATGGCTTTCCCCCATCGCCCACTTCCCCGGTCACAGGTGGGCTGCCCTCACCATGTGGTATGAATGGTACTACGACTCCTATCTCGAGGGAGAATACACTTTCCAGATCGCCGAAATGCATCGTCAATACGGGCCCATTGTCCGTATCAGTCCCTACGAGTTACATATCAACGACCCCGAATATATCGATGTGCTCTACTCGCGCGAAGCCCCTCGCAACAAATCGCTTCATTTGACAGGCATGTTTGGAGCGCCCGCCTCGGCATTTGGCACGGTCGACTATCGTCATCATCGTATCCGCCGCCAGCCCATGAACCCGTTCTTCTCGCAGCAGAGAATCCGTTCACTCGAGCCCATGCTGCGGGAGATGGTGGAGAAGCTGTGCGTGGGCATGCGCGGATGGATGCAACGACAAGCGCCACTGCATCTCTACCACGCATTCAACGCCTTCACCACCGACGTCGTGGTCGAATATACCATGGGCCAGTCATTCCACTATCTCGACGACCCGGATTTCAGTCCCCAGTGGTCCACGACCATTCAAGCCATTGTGCGCGCGGGCATGCAGTTCAAACAGTTCCAGTGGTTCATGGCTCTCTTCGAGCTGCTCCCTCGATGGTTGGTGCTGAAGATCAATCCGGACCTGGGACCTGTGCTGGACCAAAAGGCGGAAAGTATTCGACTGGCCAACCTGGTCATTGATAGTCAAAATCCCGAGAAAGTCACCGACAAAAAGGCCCTGGTCCCCCGGGGCACTTTGTTCCATGCGTTGCTGGAGAGTGACCTGCCACCGGAGGAAAAGGCGGCGCCACGATTGAGTCAGGAGGTGTTCACCGTCATTGCAGCTGGTGGAGAGACGACGGCCAAGAATTTGACCACCGTGTCGTATCACCTGTTGAGTAACCCGGACATTCTGGCCAAGTTGCGCGAGGAGTTGAACCGATTGGATCCGAATGGCACAGCGTCGTTGAAAGACTATGAAACCATGCCATATCTG ACCTCGATCATGCTAGAGGGTCTCCGAGTCTCTTTTGGTGTGGCCACACGATTGCAACGCAGCTCACCCGATCAACCCATGATGTATCAAGATTGGGTGATACCTCCCGGT GTCCCCGTCGGAATGACCAGCTTACTCCTCCACAACAACCCGGACATCTTTCCCAATCCCGAGAAATTTGATCCAGAACGGTGGATGAATCCCACAGAGCGACACCGACTCGAAAAGTACCTCCTCGCCTTCAGTAAAGGATCTCGACAATGTATTGGTATCAC CCTCGCCAAAGCCgagatcctcctcgtcatcgccaCGATATTCAGACAATTCGACATGGAACTCTACGAGACCACCTATGAAGACGTCCGCGTGGTACGGGACATGTTCAACGGACATCCGCGCAAGGGCAGTCCCGGCGTGAGAGCCATGGTGACCGGGTGCAGGAAAGAGCTCCAGCAGCCTGGGGCAGAACAATTGATGCGAGGCTAG
- a CDS encoding MAP kinase kinase PBS2: MISACPLLFFFPIPWHLQTGDISALPLAHADHFFFPLSTSPPPPNLVVRKLHFLPLSSSFPPPSPPPPRLPRPDHIDLERSVRGSIAKRPERYLHCAPLNPDLPCRHSRLSDLALRRHPPPPRAHDGLLYPILPTGVVVYSVISSFVERIVTGRDQSRMDASQDSPTETPQEETSGPGSPSSPSSPRASSAEPAVPTVSTPVDSPQNHTHHASMPALSSPREPSVGITPSSTHLGQVNAARRGAGTPPRLQASMSSTGVGGLNQDIMAKMKAFSLSRQGVPLAHAASTGSIPISQENGAGGPLAGRIPGAMRPNNKNWASSPAIPGPVSSPGSPRPGGLAAKRMKPGLKLSDVTGASPAPTPNGTDQKPEQSQNGDSAFSKYSEFIDTKAGTLNFKNKAILHGGGVEFSSGHSFKISLDEVDRLDELGKGNYGTVYKVRHSRPHLRKPGLGLSGIVSRPVGQGDDTPTNGSHDNLSGVIMAMKEIRLELDEAKFAQIIMELDILHRCISPFIIDFYGAFFQEGAVYMCVEYMDGGSIDKIYEGGVPENILRKVTLSTIMGLKALKDEHNIIHRDVKPTNILVNTKGQVKICDFGVSGNLVASIAKTNIGCQSYMAPERIAGGGMQQSGAPSAGTYSVQSDIWSLGLSIIECAMGRYPYPPETFTNIFSQLHAIVHGEPPTLPADGFSDSAHAFVRACLDKIPKNRPNYNMLLRHPWLAPLMQPPTETNGEEAASGPSESPTRRQPPSNLTEDAEVAEWVTKQLERRNGGQAPAPEKPALHAVALDKVATSPIHDDLAAAPSWQAE, translated from the exons ATGATCTCAGCGTGTCcattgctctttttttttcccattcctTGGCATCTCCAAACGGGTGACATCTCTGCTCTCCCCCTCGCGCACGCTGaccacttttttttccctctttcaacttctccccccccccccaacttGGTCGTTCGCAAACTacactttctccccctctcctcctccttcccccccccctcccctcctccgcctcgcTTGCCACGACCGGATCACATCGACTTGGAACGATCAGTACGGGGTTCGATCGCCAAACGACCTGAGCGGTATCTCCACTGCGCGCCCCTCAATCCGGACCTCCCTTGTCGTCACTCCCGTTTGAGTGATCTGGCATTGCGCCGTCaccctccccctccccgaGCTCACGACGGCCTCCTTTATCCAATTCTTCCGACCGGTGTTGTCGTGTATTCCGTCATCTCCTCCTTCGTTGAACGCATCGTCACCGGACGCGATCAAAGCAGGATGGACGCCAGCCAAGATTCCCCCACCGAGACCCCTCAGGAGGAGACCAGCGGACCCGGTTCCCCCAGCTCCCCTAGCTCCCCCAGGGCGTCCAGTGCAGAGCCCGCGGTGCCCACGGTGTCCACGCCAGTGGACTCGCCTCAAAATCACACCCACCATGCCTCCATGCCGGCGTTATCGAGTCCTCGGGAACCCTCTGTCGGGATCACACCCTCGTCCACGCATCTGGGTCAGGTCAATGCGGCGCGGCGCGGAGCGGGAACGCCGCCGCGCCTGCAGGCGTCAATGAGTTCCACAGGGGTCGGAGGCTTGAATCAGGATATCATGGCGAAAATGAAGGCCTTTTCGCTGTCCCGGCAAGGTGTGCCCCTTGCGCATGCGGCGTCCACGGGCTCGATCCCCATCTCGCAGGAGAACGGCGCGGGCGGTCCGCTCGCCGGCCGCATCCCGGGCGCCATGCGTCCCAACAACAAGAACTGGGCATCCTCACCGGCGATCCCGGGCCCCGTGTCGTCTCCGGGGTCACCCCGCCCCGGTGGATTGGCGGCCAAACGCATGAAGCCCGGTCTCAAACTGTCGGACGTTACGGGAGCATCTCCCGCGCCCACCCCGAATGGCACGGACCAGAAGCCGGAGCAGAGCCAGAATGGCGATTCGGCCTTTAGCAAGTACTCGGAGTTTATCGACACGAAAGCGGGCACGTTGAACTTCAAGAACAAGGCCATCTTGCACGGGGGTGGTGTCGAGTTCTCGTCAGGGCACAGCTTCAAGATTTCCCTGGACGAGGTGGACCGGTTGGATGAACTCGGCAAGGGTAACTACGGCACCGTCTACAAGGTCCGTCACAGTCGCCCGCATCTTCGCAAACCTGGCCTCGGGTTAAGCGGGATTGTCAGTCGTCCAGTCGGGCAAGGGGATGACACCCCCACCAACGGATCGCATGACAACCTGTCCGGTGTGATCATGGCCATGAAGGAAATCCGTTTGGAGCTGGATGAGGCCAAGTTTGCCCAGATCATCATGGAGCTGGATATTTTGCACCGATGCATCTCGCCCTTCATCATTGATTTCTACGGCGCCTTCTTCCAAGAAGGGGCCGTCTACATGTGTGTGGAGTACATGGATGGAGGGTCCATCGACAAGATCTACGAAGGTGGCGTTCCGGAGAACATCCTGCGCAAAGTGACTCTCTCCACCATCATGGGACTGAAGGCGCTGAAGGACGAACATAACATCATTCATCGAGACGTGAAGCCCACGAATATCTTGGTGAACACGAAAGGTCAGGTCAAGATTTGTGACTTTGGTGTCAGCGGGAACCTGGTGGCCAGTATCGCCAAGACCAACATCGGATGCCAAAGCTACATGGCGCCCGAACGAATTGCCGGAGGCGGCATGCAGCAGTCGGGTGCCCCCAGTGCCGGAACCTACAGCGTGCAGAGCGACATTTGGAGTTTGGGACTGTCGATCATTGAATGTGCCATGGGCCGCTATCCTTACCCCCCCGAGACCTTTACCAACATTTTCAGCCAACTGCAT GCAATCGTTCACGGTGAACCTCCAACGCTGCCTGCGGATGGATTTTCCGATTCGGCGCACGCCTTTGTCCGCGCGTGTCTCGACAAAATTCCCAAGAATCGACCAAACTACAACATGCTCCTTCGCCATCCCTGGCTGGCCCCTCTGATGCAACCGCCGACCGAGACCAATGGCGAAGAGGCTGCCTCGGGACCTTCCGAATCGCCCACCCGCCGTCAGCCCCCATCCAACTTGACCGAGGACGCGGAGGTTGCAGAATGGGTCACCAAGCAACTTGAGCGCCGCAACGGCGGCCAGGCACCCGCTCCGGAGAAGCCAGCACTGCATGCCGTGGCCTTGGACAAGGTGGCCACGAGTCCGATTCATGACGATCTGGCGGCGGCTCCATCCTGGCAAGCAGAATGA